One Microtus pennsylvanicus isolate mMicPen1 chromosome 10, mMicPen1.hap1, whole genome shotgun sequence genomic window, ATAGTGCTGTTTCTCCTTCAGCTGCAGTATTTGGACTCAAgcttcttcctccctgtctgCTTTGTCACCTCTTCTCCGCATCTGTAGATGGGGTGGCGGCCTTCCGTGCCTTCTTGAAGACGGAGTTCAGCGAGGAGAACCTGGAGTTCTGGCTGGCCTGCGAGGAGTTCAAGAAGACCAGGTCGACTGCAAAGCTGGTCTCCAAGGCCCACAGGATCTTTGAGGAGTTCGTGGATGTGCAGGCTCCACGGGAGGTGTGTTGGGCATGACAACTGTCCCCTGAGGTCTTGGAGGGCATCTGAGCCAAGTCCCCAGGATTTCCTCCTGCTCCAGTGGGCCTCCCACCTCTGGTGGAGCTGATGAGAAAGGGGTAGCTTTGGAGAGGTGAAAGACCAGAGTTTTCAGGAAAGGAGTGTTTTTGTTGTCTGCCCGACACGTGTTACCCAGGCTGTGTTGCCGCAATGATTTCACAAGGGTAAATTCCCTGGAGCCCGTGTCTGTTTTCCTATTAAAAGCAGCACAGGGGTCACGGAAATAACTCATTGAGTAAAGACACCTGCTGCCGAGccaggtgacctgagtttgatctctacaCCCACGTGATAGAGGAGAGAAATGATTCGTgcgaattgtcctctgacctgtccCCTAACAAACAAACGTGCGATAAAAGGCTTGTGTAAGGGAGTAAGAACCCTCTTTTAAAGGATTTTGCTAGCCATCTCAGTCATGCCACTATGTGCGACCATCCTGACTTCATTCACTCTCCCTGAGTCTCATTTTTCCCCAATGTAGGAGAGGATAATGCCACACCTTTCAAGGCTACTCTAAGTGTTAGAGATAAAGCACCTACTGAGTGTTTGCCGTTGCTCATCAATGAATATTCATAGTCACTTTCATTGCCGTATTATAATTATGTATAAGTATTCTGAGTTTTAATACGGCGTGTCCCTAGGAAGGGTTTAACCGATGAACGGTTTGCTATCTGTATTTAGGTGTAACTTTGACGTGGGTTGTGAGATCTTTACAAGCTGGGTGGAATGCTATTGGCCTCTATATGGTGACATATAGAGAGATGTATGTTTACTGGGGTCTGTCTATATTCGGCATCTCCATTGACCTTGGTGGTTAAGATGAGAGGGAAAGCTTAGGGGAGCCTTCATTAACAACTGGCTTGAAACTCAACTTACTGTGGTATGAAGATTCTTGATTAGGATCTGTTGATTTGAGGATTATTGCCATGGTTCTAGTACTAACCCGCCTGCTTTAGATAagctttgtatttattattattattattgttgagGCATGGTCTCTTTATATAatactggctgtcctggcactcactatgcagaccaaggctgggctcgaacttacagagatccccctgcctctgcctcctaagtgctgggattaaaagcatgtgccaccaaacctaGCTGGTCTCTCTTCTCTTCACTCACCTTATTTTCAATTTAAGACTGTTGGGACTTCAGACTCCTGCTGGAATCCCAAGGAACAAACCCCATAAAATAAGTTTGAGAAGCATCCATGACCCTAAAGTTGTGAAACCCGTTGGCGGTTTTGCCATAGCTTGGGCCCACTGTCTAGTAGGTGCCTTGGCCTCCGGAGGTCTGTGACCTTGCTCTCTCTGTTTGTATCTCCAGGTGAATATCGATTTCCAGACCCGAGAAGCGACGAGGAAGAACATGCAGGAACCATCCCTGACTTGTTTTGACCAAGCGCAGGGCAAAGTACACAGCCTCATGGAGAAAGACTCTTACCCCAGGTTCCTGAGGTCCAAAATGTACTTAGATCTGCTATCCCAAAGCCAGAGAAGGCTCAGTTAGACCTCAGATGGGGACTCTTGGGAGTcgttggctttcccttccccttgcTGCCAAGACCATATTCTAATGTGAAACGCCCTAAGTGTTCAAAGGCGCTGGGGCTTGAGGTGGGAGGCTGGGGGTGACCAGGGAATGAAGGGCTGTTCCAAAGTATGACCCAGCTTCTGGAGCTGGGACGCTCTTCCATTTACCCAGATTTATGTTTTGGTTAGAGGTAGCAGCGCTGCTGACATCCATCTCTGGGTGGGCCAGTACCTGGCCCTTCAAGATACGCCTTCTTCCGTCATCTCCACTGAGAAGGCAGATTCACTGTGCTGGGCTATTTGTAAATAATGCAAACGCAGTTCCCATCACCTCCACACCATGCCCTCTCCAGCAGGATTCCTGATCTTCACCTGGTCCTCTACCCAAGGGAGGAGTAGCTAGAAGACTCAGGTTCTCACCTGGGATTCGCGGTCACGAACCGGTAGTCCAACCTGAGTAACCGGACCTCACAGTTTAGAAGAGAGCTCTCTTGGAATTTCAGATTCCTAGCACCATTGACAGGTGACCTCTGACAAAGGACATATTCCCTGGAGTTGACTGAGTCTTCCATCTCCACAGGACCACTATGGGAGGAGTCTGGGGTCCCTGCTTAGCCTAAGGAATTCAATGAACTTCCCTACACTTGCAGCTCTAGAGAAGGTCTTGGGAGACTCCCCCCATGACTTCTGAGTGGACCTGTCCTTTTGAAAGAGAGACCTCGGGAATCTTCCCCAATTTATCGAGAACTTTTCTAGACGTGGAGTGACCAGGGAATGTAGCATTGGCGAACTTCTGTGCAATGAGCCTCTGTAGAACCTGTCTGTTGCCTAATGCATTCTGTGCCCTCACCTCCCCATGGCGTCACACGTCCCTGATCTCTAGGCCAAAAGGCAGTTTGGCGAAGGGAGTGAATTCCCACAGCATGACAGCTTTCCTAGTGCTCTCCTGccatgcctcctcctccttccatgcAGGCCATGTGACCACGATGGGGGAGAATGGGATCCTAGGCTGACATTCCCCTTGCAGCTGGTTTCCTGAGCACGCTTCCTTAGAATGGGTCCACTCTTGGCTATTGAGAAGTAGCTGCCTTCTTGGTCTCTGGCTTCTGGGACTAAACACGAACTGggaagatcactgtgaatacCAGGCTGTGGAAATGTTCCTACAAGGCTTGTGTGGTACCCTGGGGTATCTTGGAAATGTACCTGGATACACTTTCTTGGAAGAGCCAGGAGCAGCATGGAATCTCTGCGGTTATCCAGGAGAAATCGGACCAGGAAACAGAAGACGAACCGGGAAGCTGCTGGTCTCTGGGTGGACTGGATCACAGAAAATGTGGCAGAGGCACTACTTGGGATAATCCACAGCTAGTCAACATGGGTTCACGGAAGAACCACAAACTTTTCAGTTTGAGCGATTGAAATAATCCATAGCCAGGATGCCCTGGATAGCAGGTGGAGGAAGGCTGGGCTGACACTCTGcttttatgggagcctagccctTCTGGGATATTCTAGGGTTTGAATTCTGGTCTTGGAGAATCAGTTCCTTTCTTGGTTGTAGTGGACAAGGCTAAGAAGGCCCTTGAGTCCCATCGTGTTAGTGCCAACTGCCCTCCGAGTGGCACAGTGTCATCTGTGAgtgttggtgtctgtgtgtgaaccTCAAGGAGAGATTAAAAAACACCTGTTTCCTAGGCCCCACACTGAAGAGACCCATGGCAGTCACAGTAAGAACTCTGAAGCTTCAGATGGCGTTCCTAGTTAGGTCAGATAGATTTCCCCACCGTGATATACAAATATTCTTAGCTAAAGCTGCCAGAGTTAATGTAATGATTAAATTCTCTAACAGGGTATTTTAAACATTGTTTACATATGAAATGTGCATCTGCTGCCAATGCTACTGTCCAGTATGAGGTGCATATAAATTGGACCtgcagtgatggagatgtcctgggggaggggctttctCACCACTTGCGCTACCCCAATGCAAAAAGGCCCCACATACACTGTGTGGCACCCTCATTTGGGGCTAGAGTTCTTGCCAACTATTGGTGGAATGAAGGCTGCAGATGGTGATGTCATGACACCCCAGTGACGCCTTCCCACGTGGGAGGTACAAAGGACCAAGTTTGGGTATCCTGAATTCTGTAGCTAGACAAGGGCACATGAGTCTGTGTCTTTGTAGAGGAGTAGAGATtgttctatttgtgtgtgtgtgtgtgtgtacgagagagagagagagagagagagagagagagagagagagagagagagagagagagagagaattgtgagTCTTGGGTTGTACACTGCAGACATGATCTTCCCATGTGGGCAGCTTTTCACATGTCCTAGCTCCCCTGCTTCTCACAGAAGGCACTGAGTTTCTCACTCTGTTACCTCCTCTTAGGCACTTTGGTCATGCCAGCCCAGATTTTGGTTTGTGATGAAACAGAAATGTTTACAACATCTAGAGCAATATCCGAGCATACCTCATCTCTGAACTCCTGTCTCCCAGTCCCCGCCCCTCATCTCTTCCCCCATGAGCCTCATCCACCTCCCCAGGTTGTCATCACAGACGCCACTTCATTTAATGTCTTCCTTTGCTCCGGTCATATGGAATGTGCTGATGACTGTCCCGAACTCAGGCAAGTcccggcagcagcagcagcagcaggacacAGTACTCTCCATCCCTGAGTGGCGTCCTGGTTCCGCTGAATTCACTTATTTTGGTTCTGGTTTGTGGTTTGCTGTGGCTCTTGTGGACTAAGTCGATCTCAGTTATTGACAGCTTGGGCACTCTGGATGGAATGGGGGTTAATCCTCTGTATTTATTATTAAACATGAGCTTGAATAATAGGGATCACCTTGAAAGCCCCTTACAAATGCTAATTCCCAGGTTCTACACTCAGAGATGCTGATCCTATAGATTTAGAGAAGGAACCCATaaagtaacatttaaaaagaaaaaagacttctGAGTTTGTAATGGCCTGTGGGCATTGGACAAAGATGACCCAAGATGGTAGTTCTCAACCTCGCTGCTCACTAGACTTAGAATAGTTAAATCGGAGAGGTTTAGTGGGAGCCAGGTGGCGGTAGTTTTTAAATATTCCACTAGCAGTTCCAATGTGCGGATGTGGTCAGGAAACAGCTACCTAAGGAATgaagaggaacagaactgaaggGTAAAACACAGCAGTGGGGCAAGGCCTGAGGGCAAAAAGCAAATGACCAGGATGCCTTGCCTGCTTGGCAGCTGACTCTTGAGGGGGACTGCTTTGCACCTCTCAGGCTGACTTGTTACTTTGAGGGCATGTTTGGGTTTACACTACATGCACTAGCACGGCATGCAAGGTGGGGAATAGGAAGGACGCTGGGCTTAGAGCTGTTTTGCCAGGCttcccctgctttttttttttttttttttttttttttttttttttttttttttttttacagcgcTTCCTCCAGGCTTGCCCCTTGAAATGTGTTTGTTTCCGTAGACTCTTGTGTCTGGTTGTTCTGTGTCAGGCTGTGCCTCTGAGTAGGGTAGTGGGAATACAGGTTGTGAGTGAGGAGTGTCTTCGTAGTGATGATCGGGATACAACGGCTTCCAAGTTCCTCTGTGGAGGGTGTTTCTTCCCAGGGAGGATCAAATCTGGGAGGCTTTTCCGAGACCGCAGTAAGGTGTGTTTTCCCTCCTTCAAGCCCTCGCCATTTTCTCTTTAGTCCCATGTTGGTTAGGCTGCTAGTTGGCTCTATTTTCTGGTGCTTTCCCAGAACTCGCCGCTCTGAGAAACCAAAGCTGTGAAAAGCGAACGCTCTGCCCAGGTGCTTGTCCTGGACAGGGGCCCCAAGCCCCGGACAATGGAGAAACTCTGCTTTTTAGGGGAGGCTTGAGAGCTGGGGGAGGATGGGCAAGGGGGGCACCtgaggaggaagggacagggcAGGAGAGCCCCCAGCTACTAGCATGGTGGTTGCATCTCCATGTCCCAGAGGGAAAGCTGAAAAGGGACACACTCATAGGCAGGATGGTCTTCTAGCAAGAACAACCCCAGAACTCCGCCGACCCTGCAGAGGAACTGTGATTTCCCGCCCTTGCCTTCAATAGACCAAGTGTCAGCTCTTCTTAAATTCATACCCATGTAGTTAAAACAGAGGTGGTACGGTCATCACTCCTGACCCTGGgagcctgtgccaccatgtcacTTGGCACGagactgaggaggcagaagccaaAAGGGGAGATGGCTTTCTATCCCTGTGGCTTCTCAAGGAGACGACGAGATGCTGTGAGCCACAAAGGGAGACACCAGGATGGGACTAAAGGCCTCACCAGGTTTCCGGTTTAGAATCCTCTTAATCAACTGTTCATTTCTTGAACTTAacgcctcctctccctcccttctgccaGGTTAGAAAAAGGCGACTAGGTTCCGCATGTGCACTGACCACGGTAGCCTTAGCTGGTCACTCATGGAGCACAACAGGTTTATAGCAACTCATCTGCCACACCAACCGCTTGGCTGACTGAGTCCGCACTGAGTTGTTTCATCACCTTGTAAAGTGGAATACATTCAGCTTTACTATACACCGGCTGTGAGaacataataaacaaaacctgaacaaGCGGCCCTTCGCTCTCTGCCCACATTTCTGGCCATCTGACTCTTTCTGAGGCAACTCTTCACAGAACACATGGATTCCCCAGGGGGAGCATGTGGCCCTGGCCTGTGGAGGCTGGCACGGGGCTGGCCACCAGGAACAGCAGGGGTGTGGCTAGACACGGGTTGGTTGAGAATGGTCTGGGGCTGCGGAGGGGGTGCGGTTCTGAGGGTGACTTTGAAACTGTGAAGTGCTATACAAATGCCAGGTGGTATTTTTATTTGTACCACCCACGGCTTGGAAACGCAGGGAGAGAAAAGGCTGGGGATGGCTTCGGTCTGTTTAGCGGGGCCGTCTGAAAGCACAGTGGGCTCACATTGCTTGCGGCTTGGAGCTTGCTTTGTGCAGTGGCGTGTCCCTAGAGGGTGTGGTGTTAGTCATCAACCCTTTGTGCCTGGTGCTCAGGTCCTGCTGAGGGGACAGAGGGAGAATGAGACACTGGCTCTGACGGCAAGGGCTTATTCTTCAGGTGGGGCGAAAAGATGGAGCTACATGAGATTTTGATAATCCaaacaaattgaaaataaattaagatCAGACCAGAGAAGGTCTGGCTTTAGTAGAAAGTTGATTTTTCTTCAAAGGTAAAAACTTTCCAGGCTAAATGACAAAGGGATTATTATGCAAACCGTGCCCTCAAATCCCAATGTGCAGATCAGGAATGATGGCAGGGCAGCTGTAGAATAGAGCCCTCCCCGGGAGTACACGTAGAGTAGAGCCCTCCCCGGGAGTACACGTAGAGTAGAGCCCTCCCCTGGAATACATGTGGCggcttcttcttttccctgtTTCCCTTTCTACTCCTCTTATTGGCAACTGAGGTCTCCATCTCCCGTCTCcaggagagggtggaggtggtggttggGGTGGGTCcagaagaagagacaaaggaggtAAAGGACAAAGTTCTCATGTCTGGTGTGGCTGCCATCTAGCCTGGGCTGTGAGCTCTAAGCCCGAATGGACTCTGGTGCGTCCTTCTAGTTCATTGGTGACCCTGTGTCTCTGGGGACACCCCTTGCAGCCCCATCAATGAGAGTGACTTCCCCACTCTGGCTGTGCCTGCTTCTTCCTGGGCTGTGCCCTGTGGTTTGGTGGCCTTCTGCGGTCTGCCTTCTTCCACAGGTCACAGGATGACCCTGTGCTGGCCTTCACGGAAGATGCTTACAATTGGTCCGCTGGGAATACTTAGGCCTGACAAAGCAGGAAGTGGGCTTTGTCTGGCAGCCAGGCTCCTTAATCAGCGTGACACAGACATCACTGACTTTCTAGGCTGAAATCAGACCCCTATCTCTGGGCTTCAAGTGTCAGGGGCACTTGCCAGGCTCTTCAAGGGACCATAGGACCTGCTCCCTTCTAGGGGTGAGGAGAGAGCTAGgcaccctcttcctctcttcctcctcttccttctggggATGGGGCATCGTGAGACTAACAGCTCTCAACAGCTTCCTCCATAAAGCTTCACCAAGTCTCTCCAGCTGTGGTCTTCTGCTCTTTGGACAGGGTCTGGGACCCTCTCACAGGCTTTTCACTCCTTCCCTTAATGGTTACTTGGTTTGGAACCGGCTTTTGCAGCTGAGTGCTCTTCTGAACGCTGACAGAAAGCTCTTGCACATGTAAGAGACTGGGGGCAACACCAGGAGTTTCCTAACACATAGTTTCTGAGGGAAAAATAAGTCCTACATCTACTAAGTGAGAGTCATtgccagaggcagaggaggccCTTAGGAGAGAGGCTTCTGTGGGAAGCATGCTTAGCCGGGTGTGCTTTAGCCGGTGAACATGGAGCTGCTATGAGAAAACACCACAGGACAATAGAACTGGATGCCTCTTGTGCCACCCCCTGTTTGGCCAAGTTCTAGACCTTACTTCTGAGTTGCAATAgtagaaagaaatcattttataaaaagaCCCAAATCCCACCTGTCCGTGCCTCACCCCATAGCACAAAGCCCACATCCCAGGCCACAGTAGCTAGATGGGAAAGGCCACTTCTCAGAACTGCCTTTGATAGGGTCACAGCTACACGCTCTTCCGAGGGGTTTGGATTCTGATGCTAAAATATCTGGATTGGAATCCCAGCTTTAACTCTTGCAAGGCATATGAGCCTGGGGAATTCTCACTTGTGAAACTGAAATAACAGAGCTGCGGCTCAGCTCTGATCAGTGAGTAGTCAGCAGAACAGCGTGGTGTGCAGCAAGCACAGTGTGCGTCGGTTAAATGAAGCTTTCTCTTAATCGGAAATCATCAGAAATCTCGAGCCAGCACTGTTCTCCTTTTGTAACTCCTGTGCTTCTTGTTTGAATATGAAAGAGAACCAAGGCCAGTTTAGGAGGCAAAGGTgattgctgtgcaagcctggtggTGAAGTTCCATCCCCGGAACCCGTGTAAAGGTGCAAggagaaaaccagtccacaaagttgtcctttggcttCCAAATGCACACCCTGGCCGGTGTGCCCCCCACACTAACCTTGAGTTCTCACAACATGACAGTAATAAGTAATAATGAAAGAAACCCACGGGAAACCAATGCTATTACAAAATCAACGTGTCATCCCTTCGTGGCGTGGCTACTACATTAGACTCCCCAAAGGCAGAGGCTATATTCCTCAGTGCCTACTCTAGTCCCCAAATATTTACTGAAAGAACGTTGAATCC contains:
- the Rgs8 gene encoding regulator of G-protein signaling 8 isoform X3 is translated as MAALLMPRRNKGMRTRLGCLSHKSDSCSDFTAILPDKPNRALKRLSTEEATRWADSFDVLLSHKYGVAAFRAFLKTEFSEENLEFWLACEEFKKTRSTAKLVSKAHRIFEEFVDVQAPREVNIDFQTREATRKNMQEPSLTCFDQAQGKVHSLMEKDSYPRFLRSKMYLDLLSQSQRRLS
- the Rgs8 gene encoding regulator of G-protein signaling 8 isoform X4, yielding MRTGQRQNKGMRTRLGCLSHKSDSCSDFTAILPDKPNRALKRLSTEEATRWADSFDVLLSHKYGVAAFRAFLKTEFSEENLEFWLACEEFKKTRSTAKLVSKAHRIFEEFVDVQAPREVNIDFQTREATRKNMQEPSLTCFDQAQGKVHSLMEKDSYPRFLRSKMYLDLLSQSQRRLS
- the Rgs8 gene encoding regulator of G-protein signaling 8 isoform X1 translates to MYQERADSVIQRFTEPCPVGADTSHIFPAALPTTRQSALTRSLSDHSLGKDPQAMRTGQRQNKGMRTRLGCLSHKSDSCSDFTAILPDKPNRALKRLSTEEATRWADSFDVLLSHKYGVAAFRAFLKTEFSEENLEFWLACEEFKKTRSTAKLVSKAHRIFEEFVDVQAPREVNIDFQTREATRKNMQEPSLTCFDQAQGKVHSLMEKDSYPRFLRSKMYLDLLSQSQRRLS
- the Rgs8 gene encoding regulator of G-protein signaling 8 isoform X2 codes for the protein MRKESALTRSLSDHSLGKDPQAMRTGQRQNKGMRTRLGCLSHKSDSCSDFTAILPDKPNRALKRLSTEEATRWADSFDVLLSHKYGVAAFRAFLKTEFSEENLEFWLACEEFKKTRSTAKLVSKAHRIFEEFVDVQAPREVNIDFQTREATRKNMQEPSLTCFDQAQGKVHSLMEKDSYPRFLRSKMYLDLLSQSQRRLS